A stretch of DNA from Ranitomeya variabilis isolate aRanVar5 chromosome 1, aRanVar5.hap1, whole genome shotgun sequence:
CCGAATATTTATAGAGTAGACGAACATGCAGTGTTCTTATCACAAAACCCCCAATTCCTCATAGATTAGATCATCAGACATTTCCTTTTCTGAACCCTGCAGAGGTTGAACTGCTTTGGGTACTGATACTGAGATGCTCATCACATTGTCCACATCTTGATGGGTTACTGAACTTTGACATTTAGCAGGATGAGATCCATTTGATGGTGTCTCAGGTTCAGGTGTGTTGGATGTATACTGTGATGGCTGAAAGTGCAGTTTGACCATCAATGTGGGTGGTGGTGTGGACTGTGGTTTTGGTGGCAAGCGAGGCGTAGATTTTGGTTTAGTTTCCTTGGTCTCTACTGTCCCTGGTTTTAGCACTTGACTATACATAGGTTCTGAGTTTCCATTGTTGTTATTGCTGTTTGTCTGGGTAACTTGAGCTGCCTCAACATATGCCTTCTCAAAGTCGTCTTCCTTCCCTGGAGGTTTTGGTAAGAGTTTTCCTTGAGGTTTCGGAGCAGGGATTGGTTTTGGACCAGGTTTGTTACGTGGTGGATTGCGTTTACCTGTAAAGTTTGGCACAGAGTAGTCATCAGAGTTGGGATTGTATGGGTACTCGTATCCCACCTTTTCATTACTGGCTTGCTTTTTCCAGGCTGCAGCCTCAGTTTGTACTTCTGAGTATAATTGAAGAGGACTTGTTGTTTGTGCTATACCCTCAGGCTCATCATATATATGCTCCTCACATCCTTTCCGTAGTTTTGGAGGACCCATAGGATTTGCACTGATATTTACTCCCACAACTTCATATCCAACTTGTTCGTAGAGGTCTGAGTAGAGAGGAGAGGCAGCATTTCTCTCCTTGTGAAACCTCACATCTTTACCTGTCACGCTATCCACAGGATCTGAATACAGAGGATCAATGTAAGGATTCAGCCCCTTGACTAAATCTTTAGGTTCTGAATAGACCATCAGGTGCTCGGGGTCTCCAGAATGACAGCTTAGAGACCGAGAGACTGGAGAGCGTGGGGGAGTGTTAGTCTTCCCTGGAGTCACACTCAAAGATGTGTGGTCAAGCAAGTGCTGGGGCTGAGCAGGTTTAGCCACCGGGAGGTTAGGAAGAGCTCTGCCTTTAAGTGACTTCTCCTCCACATCCTTTCTAGCCTGGATGTCAGAACCACCAGAGTCAGAACCCAGTGAAGTGTTATCTGTCTCTATGTCCAGAGTGGGACAGCTGAGACGGTTTTCTGAACCTTGCTGAGCCCGGATGGAACCTTCAACTTTCTGAAAAATCTCATGACCTTGTGAAGTCTCAAAAGTAAAATTTCCAGGACCCGACTGACATCTTCTGCCGGCTTCAAAAGAGAACATGACCTGAAagagaaatattaaaaaaaatcatttttattgtggagaataataataataatctttatttatatagcgccaagatattccgcagcactttacaattaagcggggacttatacagacaaattcaatacaagttaagacagacaaattcaatacaagttaagacaatttaaacagtgacattaggagtgaggtccctgctcgcgagcttacaatctacaagggaatggggggacacaataggtgcaaagtgcttgttatttcaggtctggcaattataatacatcgggattttcatacaaagctgcatgatccggtcatcagcccgtgtgtttaagtgcaatagtcaagtatcaagtgcagttatcatgtgcatggagggtgtggagacagatgaatagtagggtgcagattcagagtaatatttggaaggagggaacagggcaaagttagtttactgagtagttgatgtggtaggcttgtttgaagagatgggtttttagagcgcgcttgaataggtcggggctaggtatcagtctgatcgtctggggaagtacattccagagagctggcgcagcacgagagaagtcttggagatggaggtgcgaggttcggattacggggatgttagtcttagatcgtttgtagaacggagggcacgtgtagggcgatagacagagatgagagaggagatataaggcggtgcagaactgtggagggctttgtgggtgagagagatgagtttatactggaccctgtagcgaatgggtagccagtgtaatg
This window harbors:
- the DOK1 gene encoding docking protein 1, translated to MAAPDKPMKEGQLHIKQNKFGKKWKRCYVVLYPDSQFGVARLEIYDWKDGTLAGEKIHARRAADRKVVRLAECIHVAPAPTENGYKENMAAFIIETSDKTMLLSAERPLCEEWVQRLSEVAFLGKVSGSQDKSSEISDGATSLEMAVNSIYVSREEVSEFRVTVQRTEAAERCSLRGAYLLRAETDCLILKDPSTKEELYSWPYKLLRRYGRDKVMFSFEAGRRCQSGPGNFTFETSQGHEIFQKVEGSIRAQQGSENRLSCPTLDIETDNTSLGSDSGGSDIQARKDVEEKSLKGRALPNLPVAKPAQPQHLLDHTSLSVTPGKTNTPPRSPVSRSLSCHSGDPEHLMVYSEPKDLVKGLNPYIDPLYSDPVDSVTGKDVRFHKERNAASPLYSDLYEQVGYEVVGVNISANPMGPPKLRKGCEEHIYDEPEGIAQTTSPLQLYSEVQTEAAAWKKQASNEKVGYEYPYNPNSDDYSVPNFTGKRNPPRNKPGPKPIPAPKPQGKLLPKPPGKEDDFEKAYVEAAQVTQTNSNNNNGNSEPMYSQVLKPGTVETKETKPKSTPRLPPKPQSTPPPTLMVKLHFQPSQYTSNTPEPETPSNGSHPAKCQSSVTHQDVDNVMSISVSVPKAVQPLQGSEKEMSDDLIYEELGVL